The proteins below are encoded in one region of Buttiauxella gaviniae:
- a CDS encoding benzoate/H(+) symporter BenE family transporter yields MRTVSIPLPTVLAGFVAVLVGYASSAAIIWQAAEAAGANTFQIAGWLTMLGIGMGISTLALTLWYRTPILTAWSTPGAALLATSLPGHSLNEAIGVFIFASFLILICGATGLFARLMRLIPSTLSAAMLAGILLRFGLDAFTSLQGNFLLCASMLLGWLLAKTWAPRYAVVVAIGVGLVVCVMSGNLQSGSVAVAVVMPEFTVPHFSLASLLGIGIPFFLVTMASQNAPGVATLKASGYDVPISPLIVVTAAIALLLAPFGVFSVCIAAITAAICQGSEAHPDPAKRWLAAAAAGVFYLLAGIFGGSITTLLTALPVAYIHTLAGLALLSTIAGSLYQALNHELERDAAIVTFLVTASGVSLLGIGSAFWGLVAGGICYALFSFTRRA; encoded by the coding sequence ATGCGCACCGTATCCATTCCATTACCGACCGTTCTGGCGGGCTTTGTGGCGGTTTTAGTTGGTTACGCCAGCTCAGCGGCAATTATCTGGCAGGCCGCAGAAGCGGCTGGCGCCAACACCTTTCAAATCGCAGGTTGGTTAACGATGCTTGGGATCGGCATGGGCATCAGTACGCTTGCCCTGACGCTCTGGTATCGCACCCCGATTCTTACCGCATGGTCAACACCTGGTGCCGCGCTGCTCGCAACCAGCCTGCCCGGCCATTCGCTCAATGAAGCCATCGGCGTATTCATTTTTGCCTCGTTTTTAATTCTGATTTGCGGTGCGACGGGTTTATTTGCACGTTTGATGCGCCTGATTCCCTCAACGCTTTCCGCCGCAATGCTGGCGGGGATTTTGCTACGTTTTGGCCTGGATGCCTTTACTTCATTGCAGGGGAATTTTTTACTTTGCGCCAGTATGCTGCTGGGTTGGTTGCTGGCGAAAACCTGGGCGCCTCGTTACGCCGTAGTGGTGGCGATTGGGGTGGGGCTGGTCGTTTGCGTCATGAGCGGAAATCTGCAAAGCGGGAGCGTGGCGGTTGCGGTGGTCATGCCTGAATTTACCGTTCCACATTTTTCGCTGGCAAGCCTGCTTGGAATTGGTATTCCCTTTTTCCTCGTGACCATGGCATCACAAAATGCGCCGGGCGTTGCCACGCTAAAAGCCTCAGGCTATGACGTTCCGATATCGCCGCTTATCGTCGTTACCGCCGCGATTGCCCTGCTGCTTGCGCCATTTGGGGTATTTTCCGTGTGTATCGCTGCGATCACCGCCGCAATTTGCCAGGGTTCAGAAGCCCATCCCGATCCCGCTAAACGCTGGCTTGCCGCCGCTGCGGCGGGTGTATTTTATTTGCTGGCCGGTATTTTTGGCGGGTCGATAACCACGCTGCTCACCGCACTTCCGGTCGCCTATATTCATACCCTCGCGGGGCTTGCACTGTTAAGCACTATTGCCGGAAGTTTGTATCAGGCGTTAAACCACGAACTCGAGCGTGATGCCGCCATTGTGACGTTTTTGGTCACCGCATCAGGGGTCAGTTTACTGGGGATTGGGTCTGCTTTTTGGGGGCTGGTGGCGGGCGGGATCTGTTACGCGTTGTTCTCATTTACCCGACGCGCGTAG
- a CDS encoding helix-turn-helix domain-containing protein codes for MTQPYHAFENLRQHNAVLEDNVQLGSGIQLAAWSNSLDRVTQCSNHHTLSMYVNEGYETYQRTSAGWKNGGGPDRFCLMPEDSETTWDIRNHFSFVHLYCTDEHLRNIAEQIWDRSPAAIQLDEKIFSDDPRITQLYRHFLLSTDWQQQANHLMLSTASTLLLTHLVQTYSNVQWRLPNVRGGLAPAVLRNIQAYIEQHLCEPLTLTELAQEADLSEFHFARMFKQSTHLAPHQYVMQRRMLRAETLVKNSPLALTEIAMACGFSSASHFSNRFKAAIGITPSQLRASGK; via the coding sequence ATGACCCAACCGTATCACGCCTTTGAAAATCTTCGCCAGCACAACGCTGTGCTGGAAGATAACGTACAGCTTGGGTCAGGGATCCAACTTGCGGCGTGGTCAAACAGCCTGGATCGTGTGACGCAATGCAGCAATCACCATACGTTAAGCATGTACGTGAATGAAGGCTACGAAACCTATCAGCGAACATCCGCTGGCTGGAAAAACGGCGGGGGGCCTGACCGCTTTTGTTTGATGCCGGAAGACAGCGAAACCACCTGGGATATCCGCAACCATTTTTCGTTTGTGCATCTGTATTGCACTGATGAGCACCTGCGTAATATTGCGGAGCAAATCTGGGATCGCAGCCCGGCGGCTATCCAACTTGATGAAAAAATCTTTAGCGATGACCCGCGCATTACGCAGCTTTACCGCCATTTTCTGCTGAGTACCGACTGGCAGCAGCAGGCGAATCATTTGATGCTCAGTACAGCATCAACGTTGCTCCTGACGCATCTGGTGCAAACTTACAGTAACGTGCAATGGCGTTTGCCGAATGTGCGTGGCGGCCTGGCACCCGCGGTGTTGCGTAATATTCAGGCCTACATTGAGCAGCATCTCTGCGAACCCTTAACCCTGACGGAACTGGCGCAGGAGGCGGATTTAAGCGAGTTTCACTTTGCGCGCATGTTCAAGCAATCAACACATCTAGCACCGCATCAATATGTTATGCAGCGCCGTATGTTGCGTGCCGAAACGCTGGTGAAAAATAGCCCGTTGGCACTGACCGAGATTGCCATGGCCTGCGGATTTAGCTCGGCAAGCCATTTTAGCAACCGTTTTAAAGCGGCAATCGGCATCACACCTTCCCAGCTACGCGCGTCGGGTAAATGA
- a CDS encoding DMT family transporter — MNALLYISVVVIWGTTWLAIYMQQGVVSVPVSIFWRFAVAAVVMLVVLRALGRLRRISLRDHLFCMLQGACVFGFNFLCFYHAAAYISSGLESVIFSMAVLFNAVNSMIFFRQRPHKNLLPAAILGIAGVIALFWHDLVATQLAPSLLLGIGLSALGTYGFSLGNMISTRHQRRGLETLSTNTYAMFYGTVIMGVLALLRGDSFIPEFTLRYLGSLFYLAIFGSVIAFGAYFTLVGRIGASQAAYSTLLFPLVALSLSTIYEGYVWHSNAIIGLVMILLGNLVMFSKPGRFNALLWRKRAA, encoded by the coding sequence ATGAACGCATTACTTTATATTTCTGTGGTGGTGATTTGGGGAACAACCTGGCTTGCGATTTACATGCAGCAAGGTGTGGTGTCAGTTCCGGTTTCAATTTTTTGGCGTTTTGCCGTGGCGGCAGTGGTAATGCTGGTGGTTTTGCGGGCATTAGGGCGTTTACGTCGCATCAGCCTGCGCGACCATCTGTTCTGTATGCTGCAAGGCGCCTGTGTTTTCGGTTTTAATTTTCTCTGTTTTTATCATGCGGCGGCGTATATCAGCTCAGGCCTTGAGTCCGTTATTTTCTCGATGGCGGTGCTGTTTAACGCGGTGAACAGCATGATTTTCTTCCGCCAGCGTCCGCACAAGAATTTGCTGCCTGCAGCCATCCTCGGCATTGCCGGAGTCATCGCCCTTTTCTGGCATGATTTAGTCGCCACACAACTGGCACCGTCACTGCTGCTTGGGATTGGTTTGAGCGCCCTTGGCACCTACGGCTTTTCACTCGGCAATATGATTAGCACACGCCACCAGCGGCGCGGGCTGGAGACGCTTTCCACCAATACGTACGCAATGTTTTACGGCACCGTGATTATGGGCGTGCTAGCCCTGCTGCGCGGGGATTCATTTATCCCGGAATTTACGCTGCGCTACCTCGGTTCACTGTTCTATCTGGCGATTTTTGGTTCGGTGATTGCCTTCGGTGCCTATTTCACGCTGGTCGGACGTATCGGCGCAAGCCAGGCCGCATACAGCACGTTGCTGTTCCCGCTAGTGGCACTCAGCCTGTCGACGATTTATGAAGGGTATGTCTGGCACAGCAACGCGATTATTGGGCTGGTGATGATTCTGCTGGGTAATCTGGTGATGTTTTCAAAACCGGGGCGGTTTAACGCACTGTTGTGGCGCAAGCGAGCGGCGTAA
- a CDS encoding DUF3313 domain-containing protein codes for MRTSLCFKAACLTGLLALAGCSSSVTAPEKYSGFLKDYSGLQETKSSTGKTVMRWVDPNFKTSNYDSLVYNPVTYYPVPKPNTQIGEQTLNQVLAYTNTKLKAAAAERKPLVAKPGPRSLIFRGAITGVDSSKQGLQFYEVIPIAMVVAGTEAATGHRTMETNLYFEGELIDAATNKPVMRVVRKGEGKTVSNENAKVTVDTLKQVIDDMATDATMFDTAQK; via the coding sequence ATGCGCACTTCTCTTTGTTTTAAAGCTGCTTGTCTGACGGGCTTATTAGCTCTGGCTGGATGCTCGTCATCGGTTACCGCACCTGAGAAGTATTCGGGTTTTTTAAAAGATTACTCTGGCTTACAGGAAACTAAATCCAGTACCGGTAAAACCGTTATGCGTTGGGTTGATCCGAACTTCAAAACCAGTAATTACGATAGCCTTGTCTATAACCCGGTGACCTACTATCCGGTGCCAAAACCAAACACCCAGATCGGTGAGCAGACGCTGAATCAGGTTCTGGCTTACACCAATACCAAACTGAAAGCGGCAGCGGCAGAACGTAAACCGCTGGTAGCGAAGCCGGGCCCGCGCAGTCTGATTTTCCGTGGCGCGATTACCGGTGTGGATAGCAGCAAACAAGGTTTGCAGTTCTATGAAGTTATCCCAATTGCGATGGTCGTTGCTGGCACAGAAGCCGCAACCGGCCACCGCACCATGGAAACTAACCTGTATTTTGAAGGTGAGCTGATTGACGCCGCGACCAATAAACCGGTAATGCGCGTGGTGCGTAAAGGTGAAGGGAAAACCGTAAGCAATGAGAACGCGAAGGTAACCGTTGATACCTTAAAACAGGTTATCGACGATATGGCGACCGACGCCACAATGTTTGATACTGCACAGAAATAA
- a CDS encoding VOC family protein has protein sequence MTPHLRIARPVTDLAQSKEMYCLGLGLQEIGEFSEHDGFSGVMLGREDLSWHLEFTVCHRHPVEPSATVDDLLVLYFPDNLQWQQACQQMLNAGFLTINSFNPYWDVAGRTFLDNDGYRIVLQNRAWPPA, from the coding sequence ATGACACCTCATCTGCGCATTGCCCGGCCAGTAACGGATCTCGCTCAAAGCAAAGAGATGTATTGCCTGGGGTTGGGTTTGCAGGAAATTGGGGAGTTTAGCGAACATGATGGTTTTAGCGGGGTGATGCTTGGGCGGGAGGATTTAAGCTGGCACCTGGAATTTACCGTCTGCCATCGCCATCCCGTTGAGCCTTCCGCTACGGTCGATGACTTGCTGGTACTCTATTTTCCGGACAATCTGCAATGGCAACAAGCCTGCCAGCAAATGCTGAATGCAGGCTTTTTAACCATTAACAGCTTTAACCCTTACTGGGATGTGGCCGGGCGCACTTTCCTCGATAACGATGGCTATCGCATCGTGTTGCAAAACCGCGCCTGGCCGCCCGCTTAA
- the tehB gene encoding tellurite resistance methyltransferase TehB, with product MLSENHYTEKYGLTATHSDVVNAATIVPPGKTLDLGCGSGRNSLYLNQKGFDVTAWDKNQMSISNVNRIIEAEGLKNITTDVVDLNTLTFDGEYDFILSTVVMMFLERNTIPGLIANMQRCTKVGGYNLIVAAMDTEDFPCTVGFPFAFAEGELRDYYAGWELIKYNEDVGALHKTDAEGNRIKLRFATMLARKI from the coding sequence ATGCTTTCTGAAAATCATTACACCGAGAAATATGGCTTAACGGCAACCCATTCTGATGTGGTGAATGCGGCGACAATTGTACCGCCGGGTAAAACGCTGGATCTTGGCTGCGGGAGCGGGCGCAACAGCCTGTATCTGAATCAAAAAGGGTTTGATGTTACCGCCTGGGATAAAAACCAGATGAGCATCAGCAATGTGAACAGAATTATTGAGGCGGAAGGGCTAAAAAATATCACCACCGATGTTGTTGACCTCAACACATTAACGTTTGACGGTGAATACGATTTTATTCTTTCCACCGTAGTGATGATGTTTTTAGAGCGCAACACTATCCCAGGCCTTATCGCTAACATGCAGCGTTGCACTAAAGTGGGCGGCTATAACCTGATTGTGGCGGCCATGGATACCGAAGATTTCCCGTGCACCGTGGGCTTCCCGTTTGCATTTGCTGAAGGTGAATTGCGCGATTATTACGCGGGCTGGGAATTGATTAAATATAACGAAGACGTCGGTGCTTTACATAAAACCGACGCTGAAGGTAACCGCATTAAACTGCGTTTCGCCACGATGCTGGCGCGTAAGATTTAA
- the tehA gene encoding dicarboxylate transporter/tellurite-resistance protein TehA yields the protein MNNSSTRTMLNLPAGYFGMVLGIIGMGFAWRYAATIWPVPPEISESFEILAIAVWLALALAFIVRLVKYPQTVIDEIRHPLKGSFVSLFPATTMLVSIAVAPYFRPLAVGMFAFGALVQLSYAAWQSAGLWRGHHPHTDTTPGLYLPTVANNFISAMACGALGYHDLGILFFGAGVFSWLSLEPAILHRLRSAGELPEPARTSLGIQLAPSLVACNAYMSVNGGEPDFFAKMLFGYGLLQLLFMFRLMPWYLMQPFNASFWSFSFGISALAATALHLSHSSNDGLFTAIAVPLFIFTNFIIGLLLVRTIILLCQGKLLLRVERPATRKN from the coding sequence ATGAACAACTCTTCGACTCGCACCATGCTCAACCTTCCGGCGGGGTATTTTGGGATGGTGCTTGGGATTATTGGGATGGGATTTGCCTGGCGTTATGCCGCTACTATCTGGCCGGTGCCGCCTGAGATTAGCGAGTCTTTCGAAATTCTGGCGATCGCCGTCTGGCTGGCGCTGGCCCTGGCTTTTATCGTGCGTCTGGTGAAGTATCCGCAGACGGTGATTGATGAAATTCGCCATCCGTTAAAGGGGAGTTTCGTCAGCCTGTTTCCGGCAACCACCATGTTAGTTTCCATTGCCGTTGCGCCATATTTCCGCCCGTTGGCAGTGGGGATGTTTGCCTTCGGGGCGCTGGTGCAACTGTCTTACGCCGCATGGCAAAGCGCCGGTTTATGGCGTGGCCATCACCCGCACACGGATACCACACCGGGTCTTTATCTGCCGACGGTTGCCAATAATTTTATTAGCGCCATGGCCTGCGGTGCGTTGGGTTATCACGACCTGGGTATTCTGTTCTTTGGCGCGGGTGTGTTTTCCTGGCTCAGCCTTGAGCCTGCGATATTACACCGCTTGCGCAGCGCCGGAGAACTGCCGGAGCCCGCGCGAACGTCGCTTGGGATCCAGCTCGCGCCCTCGTTAGTCGCCTGCAATGCGTACATGAGCGTCAACGGTGGCGAACCCGATTTCTTTGCCAAAATGCTTTTTGGTTACGGTCTGCTGCAATTGCTGTTTATGTTCCGCCTGATGCCCTGGTATTTGATGCAGCCTTTTAATGCGTCTTTCTGGAGCTTTTCATTTGGTATTTCAGCCCTTGCCGCGACGGCGCTACATCTGAGCCATAGCAGCAATGACGGGCTTTTTACCGCGATTGCGGTACCGCTATTTATCTTCACTAATTTCATCATCGGGCTCCTGCTGGTGCGTACGATTATCCTGCTTTGCCAGGGTAAATTACTGCTGCGCGTTGAGCGCCCTGCAACAAGGAAAAACTAA
- the ydcK gene encoding YdcK family protein, whose amino-acid sequence MNKYQLTGDSRLHDYLVDGNKQQVKLWQIVALCDFNDVRHGQLGGWVENEDNLSQQGNCWIYSDESVVFGGSTVEEEAQIHGASTLCHQAHVSGQSIVNESLVSGECRIYDSARILNGSQVIAVRGLTADNDQLLQIYGNATVNASRVVHQAQIFGNAVVNNAFIEHRAEVFGQAILEGNDENNIWICDCARVFDNARIIAGRGDDQIPTIRYSSQVYGNALIEGDCVLKHQVHIFDNATLVGGPIQLDNQVQIYGQARVTGNVLIENNVQIYDKAAIDGLNGEAIHIRGIKDISGEQRITRSPFYGVF is encoded by the coding sequence ATGAACAAGTATCAGCTAACGGGCGATTCCCGCCTGCATGATTACCTGGTCGATGGCAATAAGCAGCAGGTGAAACTATGGCAAATCGTGGCGCTTTGCGACTTCAACGATGTGCGCCACGGGCAGCTCGGTGGCTGGGTTGAAAACGAGGATAATCTCAGCCAGCAGGGAAATTGCTGGATTTATAGTGATGAAAGTGTGGTGTTTGGCGGCTCAACCGTAGAAGAAGAGGCGCAAATTCATGGCGCTTCGACCCTCTGCCATCAGGCGCACGTTAGCGGTCAAAGCATCGTCAATGAATCGCTGGTCAGCGGAGAGTGTCGTATTTACGATTCCGCCCGCATTCTGAATGGTAGCCAGGTCATCGCGGTTCGGGGCTTAACCGCAGACAACGACCAGCTCCTGCAAATTTACGGCAACGCGACGGTGAATGCTTCCCGCGTGGTTCATCAGGCGCAAATTTTTGGCAACGCCGTGGTGAATAATGCGTTTATTGAACACCGCGCCGAAGTCTTTGGGCAGGCGATTCTTGAAGGCAATGACGAAAACAATATCTGGATTTGCGACTGCGCACGCGTTTTCGATAATGCGCGCATTATTGCCGGGCGCGGTGACGACCAGATCCCAACCATTCGCTATTCTTCACAGGTTTACGGCAATGCGCTCATTGAAGGCGATTGTGTCCTTAAACACCAGGTACATATTTTTGATAATGCGACGCTGGTTGGCGGCCCTATTCAGTTAGATAACCAGGTGCAAATTTACGGCCAGGCGCGAGTGACCGGGAACGTTCTGATAGAGAATAACGTACAGATTTACGATAAAGCAGCCATTGATGGTCTGAACGGTGAAGCGATTCATATTCGCGGCATTAAAGATATTAGCGGCGAGCAACGTATTACGCGCTCACCGTTTTACGGGGTATTTTAA
- the rimL gene encoding 50S ribosomal protein L7/L12-serine acetyltransferase yields MQDSETWKDDVINIDDEITLHSINERYVDEIFALVQKNKAWLQTAMDWPQYVLSVEDSRKMAQGNYILHHRGYAKMFLIFRGEKMVGVFSFNQIEPTNKTAYIGYWLDKDVLGQGVISRALEAVIIKYAREGVARRFVIKCIVSNAASNQVARRNGFTLEGRLKQAEFLNGEFHDQHIYGRIVDQGF; encoded by the coding sequence GTGCAAGATTCTGAGACGTGGAAAGATGACGTTATTAATATTGACGATGAGATAACGCTGCACTCAATTAATGAGCGTTATGTGGATGAGATTTTTGCGCTGGTGCAAAAGAATAAAGCCTGGTTACAGACGGCGATGGACTGGCCGCAATATGTTTTGTCTGTTGAAGATTCGCGCAAAATGGCGCAGGGCAATTATATTTTGCACCATCGCGGCTATGCAAAAATGTTCCTGATTTTCCGCGGCGAGAAGATGGTCGGCGTGTTTTCATTTAACCAGATTGAGCCAACCAATAAGACGGCTTACATCGGTTATTGGCTGGATAAAGACGTTCTGGGGCAGGGGGTTATTTCGCGAGCCTTAGAGGCGGTGATCATTAAATATGCCCGTGAAGGAGTCGCTCGCCGCTTCGTCATTAAATGTATTGTCAGCAATGCCGCCAGCAACCAGGTGGCACGGCGCAACGGTTTTACGCTCGAAGGAAGATTGAAACAGGCTGAGTTTTTAAACGGCGAGTTTCACGACCAGCATATTTATGGGCGCATTGTGGACCAGGGATTTTAA
- the hpxO gene encoding FAD-dependent urate hydroxylase HpxO translates to MKAIIIGGGIGGLSAAIALKRCGITTEVYEAVKEIRPVGAAISIWPNGVKCLNWLGMKEPLQKLGGPMEFMAYQEYVHGQTLTRFSLDPLVKSVGERPYPVARAELQDMLIDTYGRADIQFGKRVARIEEYNGGVRAYFEDGHIAQGDVLIAADGTHSVIRPYVLGHQTERRYAGYVNWNGLVAIDESIAPANQWTTFVGEGKRVSLMPVAGNRFYFFFDVPLEKGLPEDRSTAKADLTRYFAGWAAPVQKLIAAINPETTNRIEIHDIEPFMQLVRGRVALLGDAGHSTTPDIGQGGCAAMEDAVVLAVALQTNSLGVEDALLRYQEKRAWRVKDLVLKARKRCDVTHGKDMNITQNWYEELKSETGERVLSGMRETILGGPLE, encoded by the coding sequence ATGAAAGCGATCATAATTGGCGGCGGCATTGGTGGACTTTCTGCGGCGATTGCCCTGAAAAGATGTGGCATAACAACCGAAGTCTATGAGGCGGTTAAAGAAATTCGGCCTGTTGGCGCAGCCATTTCGATTTGGCCCAACGGTGTGAAATGCCTGAACTGGCTCGGGATGAAAGAGCCGCTACAAAAACTGGGCGGCCCTATGGAATTTATGGCCTATCAGGAATACGTTCACGGGCAAACGTTGACCCGCTTCAGCCTCGATCCTTTAGTCAAAAGCGTGGGCGAACGCCCCTACCCGGTTGCGCGTGCCGAATTACAGGACATGCTGATCGACACCTACGGTCGCGCCGATATTCAGTTTGGAAAACGGGTAGCGCGAATTGAGGAGTATAACGGCGGCGTGCGGGCCTATTTTGAAGACGGCCACATTGCGCAGGGGGATGTTTTGATTGCCGCCGATGGCACGCACTCCGTCATTCGCCCCTATGTGCTCGGCCACCAGACCGAACGCCGCTACGCGGGGTACGTTAACTGGAATGGGCTGGTTGCTATCGACGAATCCATCGCCCCCGCCAACCAATGGACGACCTTTGTGGGCGAAGGCAAACGCGTCTCTTTAATGCCGGTTGCCGGGAATCGTTTTTATTTCTTCTTCGATGTGCCGCTAGAAAAAGGCTTGCCTGAAGACCGTTCCACGGCCAAAGCCGATTTAACGCGCTATTTTGCTGGCTGGGCCGCACCGGTGCAAAAGCTGATTGCCGCGATTAACCCCGAAACCACCAATCGAATAGAAATTCACGATATCGAACCTTTTATGCAATTGGTGCGCGGACGTGTTGCACTTTTAGGTGATGCGGGTCACAGCACCACGCCAGATATTGGCCAGGGCGGTTGCGCCGCAATGGAAGACGCCGTCGTGCTGGCCGTTGCGCTGCAAACAAATTCTCTGGGCGTGGAGGATGCGCTCCTGCGCTATCAGGAAAAACGGGCCTGGCGCGTGAAAGATCTGGTTCTCAAAGCGCGTAAACGTTGCGATGTGACCCACGGAAAAGATATGAATATCACTCAAAACTGGTATGAAGAGTTGAAAAGTGAAACCGGCGAACGCGTGCTTTCCGGAATGCGCGAAACCATTCTGGGCGGGCCGCTGGAATAG
- a CDS encoding type II toxin-antitoxin system HicB family antitoxin: MTDSHLIPNTMVICAQPALITWVPEINLFRGKFLGLSGYCDFVADSAKGLMQEGELSLKEYLADCKTNGIDPYERDEKIKTFTLRYPESFGERLAIAAAEKRMSVNSYIVEILSKQMKLK, translated from the coding sequence ATGACGGATTCACATTTAATCCCAAACACAATGGTCATCTGCGCCCAACCGGCACTGATCACCTGGGTTCCTGAAATCAATCTGTTTCGCGGCAAGTTCCTGGGTCTTTCAGGCTATTGTGATTTTGTCGCCGACAGCGCAAAAGGCTTGATGCAAGAGGGTGAACTCTCCCTGAAAGAGTACCTTGCCGATTGTAAGACCAACGGCATTGACCCGTATGAGCGGGATGAAAAGATCAAAACGTTTACCCTACGCTATCCGGAATCCTTTGGGGAGCGCCTAGCTATTGCGGCAGCGGAAAAGCGGATGTCAGTGAACAGCTATATTGTGGAAATACTCAGTAAGCAGATGAAGTTGAAGTAA
- a CDS encoding glucan biosynthesis protein D, with protein MNRRRFIKASMALAAVSGTTSLAALFSRAAFASESEIADGRTTSFDFSVLQSMAHDLSKQPWVGKPRPLPDTLANLTPQAYNAIQYDAGHSLWNGIENRQLDVQFFHVGMGFRRRVRMFSLDSATHQAREIHFRPELFNYNDAGVDTKQLEGQIDLGFAGFKAFKSPELARRDVVSFLGASYFRAVDNTYQYGLSARGLAINTYTDRLEEFPDFTSFWFETPKASDTKFVVYALLDSASVTGAYKFTISCEAERVVMDVENHLYAREDIKQLGIAPMTSMFACGTNERRMCDTIHPQIHDSDRLAMWRGNGEWVTRPLNNPQKLQFNAYTDNNPKGFGLLQLDHEFANYQDIMGWYNKRPSLWVEPLNKWGKGTVGLMEIPTTGETLDNIVCFWQPEKPVKAGDELEFKYRLYWSGLPPIQSPLARVYATRTGMGSFPEGWAPGEHFPEKWSRRFAIDFIGGDLKAAAPKGIEPVITLSNGEAKQIEILYVEPFDGYRILFDWYPTDDSTDPVDMRMFLRCQGDAISETWLYHYFPPAPDKRKYVDDRVMK; from the coding sequence ATGAATCGCAGACGTTTTATTAAAGCCTCAATGGCTCTCGCCGCAGTCAGCGGTACTACTTCACTTGCCGCACTCTTTTCTCGCGCAGCCTTTGCGTCAGAGTCTGAAATTGCCGATGGTCGCACCACCTCGTTCGATTTCTCTGTGCTCCAGTCTATGGCGCATGACTTGTCAAAGCAGCCCTGGGTCGGCAAACCTCGTCCGTTACCTGACACGCTGGCAAACCTGACGCCGCAGGCTTACAACGCCATTCAGTACGATGCCGGGCATTCCCTGTGGAACGGCATTGAAAATCGTCAGTTAGACGTGCAGTTCTTCCATGTGGGGATGGGGTTCCGCCGCCGTGTGCGCATGTTCTCCCTGGACTCCGCGACCCATCAGGCGCGTGAAATTCACTTCCGTCCGGAGTTGTTTAACTACAACGACGCGGGTGTGGACACGAAGCAACTGGAAGGGCAGATAGACCTCGGTTTTGCCGGGTTTAAAGCGTTTAAATCTCCGGAACTGGCGCGACGCGACGTGGTCTCGTTCCTCGGCGCAAGCTACTTCCGTGCGGTAGATAACACCTATCAATACGGTCTTTCTGCGCGTGGGCTTGCGATCAATACCTATACCGATCGTCTCGAAGAGTTCCCCGATTTCACCTCATTCTGGTTTGAAACGCCGAAAGCGAGCGACACCAAATTTGTGGTTTACGCGCTGCTCGATAGCGCAAGCGTCACGGGTGCCTACAAGTTTACGATTAGCTGCGAAGCCGAACGCGTGGTCATGGATGTCGAAAACCATCTGTATGCGCGAGAAGATATTAAACAGCTCGGTATCGCGCCGATGACCAGCATGTTCGCCTGCGGGACCAACGAACGCCGTATGTGCGACACCATTCATCCGCAAATCCATGACTCCGACCGCCTGGCGATGTGGCGTGGCAACGGGGAGTGGGTCACGCGTCCGCTGAATAACCCGCAGAAATTGCAGTTCAACGCCTATACCGACAACAATCCGAAAGGCTTTGGTTTGCTGCAGCTCGACCACGAGTTCGCGAACTATCAGGACATTATGGGCTGGTATAACAAACGCCCAAGCCTGTGGGTTGAGCCGCTGAACAAGTGGGGCAAAGGCACCGTCGGCCTGATGGAAATTCCAACCACGGGTGAAACGCTGGATAATATCGTCTGCTTCTGGCAGCCGGAAAAACCGGTGAAAGCGGGGGATGAGCTGGAGTTTAAATATCGTCTGTACTGGAGCGGTTTGCCGCCAATTCAGTCACCGCTGGCGCGTGTTTACGCAACCCGCACCGGTATGGGGAGCTTCCCGGAAGGATGGGCGCCGGGTGAGCATTTCCCTGAAAAATGGTCGCGCCGTTTCGCTATCGATTTTATCGGCGGTGATTTAAAAGCTGCCGCACCGAAGGGTATCGAGCCGGTGATCACCCTTTCCAATGGCGAAGCTAAGCAGATTGAAATCCTCTACGTCGAGCCGTTCGACGGCTATCGTATTCTGTTTGACTGGTACCCAACGGATGATTCAACCGACCCGGTAGACATGCGTATGTTCCTGCGCTGCCAGGGCGATGCCATCAGCGAAACCTGGCTGTATCACTATTTCCCACCGGCGCCGGATAAACGTAAATACGTTGATGACCGCGTGATGAAGTAA